The following coding sequences lie in one Clupea harengus chromosome 23, Ch_v2.0.2, whole genome shotgun sequence genomic window:
- the LOC105903352 gene encoding neuropeptide FF receptor 1 isoform X1, translating to MRNCFDVVRKAYTDALDMDEVGAIEVMRAFNQVVTKEPGNYSFSSYYQHSRPVAAVVMFAYIFIFFLCMIGNTLVCLIVVRNRQMRTVTNIFILNLAISDLLVGILCLPITLADNLITGWPFDEVVCIMSGLVQGASVSASVFTLVAIAVERFRCIVYPFQQKLTQKQAIITIAFIWTLAFIIMCPSAATLTVTKDDFHFMMDVDNNTYPLYTCWEDWPDQSMHKIYTTVLFSHIYLAPVTIIVIMYTRVAVKLFKSPVQLREGRAEDDGRRVYRRKIKVIHMLLIVAMLFTVSWLPLWTLIMLTDYGNMTPSQINMVSAYIFPFAHWLAFFNSSVNPIVYGYFNENFRRGFQAAFKFQLCMVELPSMVNARRPGVGRHNRVFIDSQPVEPQAGASASARRREFCSQEKQDELVLEDMD from the exons ATGCGCAACTGCTTTGACGTAGtaagaaaag CGTACACAGATGCGCTGGACATGGACGAGGTGGGAGCCATCGAAGTCATGCGGGCGTTCAACCAGGTGgtcaccaaagagcccggcaaCTACTCCTTCTCCTCCTACTACCAGCACTCTCGGCCGGTGGCGGCCGTCGTCATGTTCGCCtacatcttcatcttcttcctctgcATGATCGGCAACACGCTTGTCTGTCTGATCGTGGTGAGGAACCGGCAGATGAGGACCGTCACCAACATCTTCATCCTGAACCTGGCGATTAGCGATCTCTTAGTAGGCATCCTGTGCTTGCCAATCACACTTGCTGACAACTTGATAACAG GATGGCCATTTGATGAAGTGGTTTGTATAATGAGTGGACTCGTGCAAGGAGCATCTGTTTCCGCGTCGGTGTTTACTTTGGTGGCCATTGCCGTGGAAAG GTTCCGATGTATTGTCTACCCATTCCAACAGAAACTCACCCAGAAGCAAGCCATCATCACCATCGCCTTCATCTGGACCTTAGCCTTCATCATCATGTGTCCTTCCGCCGCCACCCTGACGGTGACCAAAGACGACTTTCATTTCATGATGGACGTCGACAACAACACCTACCCGCTGTACACCTGCTGGGAGGATTGGCCCGACCAAAGCATGCACAAGATCTACACCACCGTGCTCTTCTCGCACATCTACCTGGCGCCCGTcaccatcatcgtcatcatGTACACGCGCGTGGCCGTCAAGCTCTTCAAGTCGCCGGTGCAGCTCCGCGAGGGCCGCGCTGAGGATGACGGCCGGCGCGTCTACCGCCGCAAGATCAAGGTCATCCACATGCTCCTGATCGTGGCCATGCTCTTCACCGTGTCCTGGCTGCCGCTGTGGACCCTGATCATGCTGACGGACTACGGCAACATGACGCCAAGCCAGATCAACATGGTGTCGGCGTACATCTTCCCGTTCGCCCACTGGCTGGCGTTCTTCAACAGCAGCGTCAACCCCATCGTGTACGGCTACTTCAACGAGAACTTCCGCCGCGGCTTCCAGGCGGCGTTCAAGTTCCAGCTGTGCATGGTGGAGCTGCCCAGCATGGTGAATGCCAGGAGGCCCGGCGTGGGCCGGCACAACCGGGTGTTCATAGACAGCCAGCCCGTGGAGCCTCAGGCCGGCGCCAGTGCCAGCGCCAGGAGGAGAGAGTTCTGTAGCCAGGAGAAGCAGGACGAGCTCGTGCTGGAGGACATGGACTGA
- the LOC105903352 gene encoding neuropeptide FF receptor 1 isoform X2, whose protein sequence is MSSDSHEKAYTDALDMDEVGAIEVMRAFNQVVTKEPGNYSFSSYYQHSRPVAAVVMFAYIFIFFLCMIGNTLVCLIVVRNRQMRTVTNIFILNLAISDLLVGILCLPITLADNLITGWPFDEVVCIMSGLVQGASVSASVFTLVAIAVERFRCIVYPFQQKLTQKQAIITIAFIWTLAFIIMCPSAATLTVTKDDFHFMMDVDNNTYPLYTCWEDWPDQSMHKIYTTVLFSHIYLAPVTIIVIMYTRVAVKLFKSPVQLREGRAEDDGRRVYRRKIKVIHMLLIVAMLFTVSWLPLWTLIMLTDYGNMTPSQINMVSAYIFPFAHWLAFFNSSVNPIVYGYFNENFRRGFQAAFKFQLCMVELPSMVNARRPGVGRHNRVFIDSQPVEPQAGASASARRREFCSQEKQDELVLEDMD, encoded by the exons ATGTCATCGGACTCGCATGAAAAAG CGTACACAGATGCGCTGGACATGGACGAGGTGGGAGCCATCGAAGTCATGCGGGCGTTCAACCAGGTGgtcaccaaagagcccggcaaCTACTCCTTCTCCTCCTACTACCAGCACTCTCGGCCGGTGGCGGCCGTCGTCATGTTCGCCtacatcttcatcttcttcctctgcATGATCGGCAACACGCTTGTCTGTCTGATCGTGGTGAGGAACCGGCAGATGAGGACCGTCACCAACATCTTCATCCTGAACCTGGCGATTAGCGATCTCTTAGTAGGCATCCTGTGCTTGCCAATCACACTTGCTGACAACTTGATAACAG GATGGCCATTTGATGAAGTGGTTTGTATAATGAGTGGACTCGTGCAAGGAGCATCTGTTTCCGCGTCGGTGTTTACTTTGGTGGCCATTGCCGTGGAAAG GTTCCGATGTATTGTCTACCCATTCCAACAGAAACTCACCCAGAAGCAAGCCATCATCACCATCGCCTTCATCTGGACCTTAGCCTTCATCATCATGTGTCCTTCCGCCGCCACCCTGACGGTGACCAAAGACGACTTTCATTTCATGATGGACGTCGACAACAACACCTACCCGCTGTACACCTGCTGGGAGGATTGGCCCGACCAAAGCATGCACAAGATCTACACCACCGTGCTCTTCTCGCACATCTACCTGGCGCCCGTcaccatcatcgtcatcatGTACACGCGCGTGGCCGTCAAGCTCTTCAAGTCGCCGGTGCAGCTCCGCGAGGGCCGCGCTGAGGATGACGGCCGGCGCGTCTACCGCCGCAAGATCAAGGTCATCCACATGCTCCTGATCGTGGCCATGCTCTTCACCGTGTCCTGGCTGCCGCTGTGGACCCTGATCATGCTGACGGACTACGGCAACATGACGCCAAGCCAGATCAACATGGTGTCGGCGTACATCTTCCCGTTCGCCCACTGGCTGGCGTTCTTCAACAGCAGCGTCAACCCCATCGTGTACGGCTACTTCAACGAGAACTTCCGCCGCGGCTTCCAGGCGGCGTTCAAGTTCCAGCTGTGCATGGTGGAGCTGCCCAGCATGGTGAATGCCAGGAGGCCCGGCGTGGGCCGGCACAACCGGGTGTTCATAGACAGCCAGCCCGTGGAGCCTCAGGCCGGCGCCAGTGCCAGCGCCAGGAGGAGAGAGTTCTGTAGCCAGGAGAAGCAGGACGAGCTCGTGCTGGAGGACATGGACTGA
- the ppa1a gene encoding inorganic pyrophosphatase 2, mitochondrial, with protein MGLRISARKVMSFTTEERGRPNTQDYRVFFKNSEGKYVSPFHDIPIYADEAQNIFHAVIEVPRWTSAKMEIATKDPLNPLKQDTKKGELRYVCNVFPHKGYIWNYGAIPQTWEDPHHKDDDTGCLGDNDPIDICDIGEKVCSRGEIIKIKVLGTLAMIDEGETDWKVIVINTEDPEASNFNNIDDVRRLKPGYLEATLDWFKMYKVPDGKPENQFAFNGEFKDRDFAIKTVKETHVFWKALISKKSESGELNCMNTCVSDSPYCCSTEDANAAVNAMSAFGEAGPIPSAADKWYYYNKT; from the exons ATGGGACTAAGAATATCAGCCCGGAAAGTCATGAGCTTCACCAccgaagagagggggaggcccAACACGCAAGACTACAGAGTGTTTTTCA AGAACTCAGAGGGAAAATACGTCTCACCATTCCACGACATACCCATTTATGCCGATGAAGCTCAG AACATATTCCATGCAGTTATTGAGGTTCCACGATGGACAAGTGCTAAAATGGAG ATTGCGACCAAAGATCCGCTGAACCCTTTAAAGCAGGACACGAAGAAGGGTGAACTTCGCTATGTGTGCAACGTGTTCCCACACAAAGGTTACATCTGGAATTATGGAGCAATTCCTCAG ACCTGGGAAGACCCGCACCACAAAGACGATGACACGGGATGCTTAGGTGACAACGACCCAATTGATATCTGTGACATCGGCGAAAAG GTGTGCTCTCGAGGGGAAATCATCAAGATCAAAGTGCTGGGCACACTGGCAATGATTGACGAAGGAGAAACAGATTGGAAAGTCATTGTTATAAACACCGAAGACCCCGAAGCCAGTAACTTTAATA ATATTGATGATGTGAGAAGACTGAAGCCAGGCTACCTGGAAGCCACGCTAGACTGGTTCAAAATGTACAAAGTTCCGGATGGAAAACCTGAAAACCAGTTTGCCTTCAATGGAGAGTTCAAAGACAGG GACTTTGCAATAAAGACAGTCAAAGAAACTCATGTTTTTTGGAAAGCTCTGATTTCCAAAAAGAGTGAAAGCGGTGAGCTAAACTG CATGAACACCTGCGTGTCTGATAGTCCGTACTGCTGTTCCACTGAGGATGCAAACGCTGCTGTCAATGCA atgagTGCTTTTGGTGAAGCAGGACCCATTCCCAGTGCAG CTGACAAATGGTACTACTACAACAAGACCTAG